One stretch of Comamonas testosteroni DNA includes these proteins:
- a CDS encoding sensor histidine kinase produces the protein MMRSRPWSSLAFRLALSYGGLLVLTMAIVLAVFYVQTVGVVRVRLDKQAENHVRRLTEHSAKYGPGALESEILQTIRDGVNTDTEILILMNPQGETIVSNAEVYPPRKLSIMGVRELTVKRNGRLMVGRVAVVEMPNGNLLAVGSDMQLQRDMEELFGQASLLAAVAACIMALIGAMVFRRVVDERAAAIRNTMSRVAAGDLRQRIPVDQRGDEFTLLNRDINTMLDRLEQLMEGIRHVSNSIAHNLRTPLTRILLRLRNAQQASPEMQSATLALVAEEVAELGVVFEKLLQIAEVESGASRKSFAPVDLQALLVDVVDFYEPLVEDAGGILRLDVQQGVQALGDGDLLASAVANLVDNAIKYGASSDDVHGADVLLRAAPAQEQGSDGAWGVEITVQDQGPGADPQTLEKMTTRFYRAESDRPGYGLGLASVLAIVQLHGGRLSFHNAHPGMVARIWLPAVADV, from the coding sequence ATGATGCGCTCCAGACCCTGGAGTTCGCTGGCCTTCAGACTGGCACTCAGCTATGGCGGCCTCCTGGTTCTGACCATGGCCATTGTGCTGGCCGTCTTCTATGTGCAGACCGTGGGCGTGGTGCGGGTGAGGCTCGACAAGCAGGCCGAAAACCATGTGCGCAGACTGACCGAGCACTCGGCCAAATACGGCCCCGGAGCGCTGGAGAGCGAGATACTGCAGACCATTCGTGACGGAGTGAATACCGACACGGAAATCCTCATTCTCATGAACCCGCAAGGCGAGACCATTGTCAGCAATGCCGAGGTCTACCCTCCGCGCAAGCTCAGCATCATGGGCGTGCGCGAGCTGACCGTGAAGCGCAACGGGCGGCTGATGGTGGGCCGGGTTGCCGTGGTCGAAATGCCCAATGGCAATCTGCTGGCCGTAGGCAGCGACATGCAGCTGCAGCGTGATATGGAAGAGCTGTTCGGTCAGGCCAGCTTGCTGGCAGCCGTCGCGGCCTGCATCATGGCCCTGATAGGTGCCATGGTCTTCAGGCGTGTGGTGGATGAGCGCGCGGCCGCCATTCGCAACACCATGTCGCGCGTTGCGGCGGGCGATTTGCGCCAGCGCATTCCGGTCGATCAGCGCGGTGATGAATTCACGCTGCTCAACCGTGATATCAACACCATGCTCGATCGGCTCGAACAGTTGATGGAAGGCATACGCCATGTCTCCAACAGCATTGCGCACAACCTCAGAACGCCGCTGACGCGCATATTGCTGCGCCTGCGAAACGCACAGCAGGCCAGCCCCGAAATGCAGTCCGCCACGCTGGCGCTGGTGGCCGAAGAAGTCGCTGAACTCGGTGTGGTGTTCGAGAAGCTCTTGCAGATTGCCGAAGTGGAAAGCGGGGCCAGCCGCAAGAGCTTTGCACCGGTTGACCTGCAGGCCTTGCTGGTCGATGTGGTGGACTTTTACGAGCCGCTGGTGGAGGACGCCGGCGGCATTCTCAGGCTGGATGTGCAGCAAGGTGTGCAGGCCCTGGGCGATGGCGACCTGTTGGCCAGTGCCGTTGCCAATCTTGTTGATAATGCTATCAAATACGGAGCATCATCCGATGATGTTCATGGTGCTGACGTGCTGCTGCGTGCCGCCCCAGCGCAGGAGCAGGGCAGCGATGGAGCATGGGGGGTGGAAATCACCGTGCAGGACCAGGGACCGGGCGCAGATCCTCAGACGCTGGAGAAGATGACCACCCGTTTCTATCGCGCAGAATCGGATCGTCCGGGCTACGGACTGGGTCTGGCCAGCGTGCTGGCCATTGTCCAGCTGCATGGCGGCAGGCTCAGTTTTCACAACGCCCATCCAGGCATGGTGGCGCGCATCTGGCTGCCTGCAGTGGCTGATGTCTGA
- a CDS encoding response regulator transcription factor, whose protein sequence is MYRYLIIEDDALNARYIAEGLRQQGAHVSVCGDGVQGIAQAVGENWDVIILDRMLPNGFDGLQILQTLRSMGKQTPVLVLSALSATDERVRGLKAGCDDYLTKPFAFSELSARLEALVRRAQIPAPTREMQVADLRVNLISRSAERAGQPLSLQPREFRLLAFLMQHAHQIVTRTMLLESVWDYRFDPQTNVIDVHISRLRSKVDKGFATPLIHTVRGVGYSLSDQPQDLPEVV, encoded by the coding sequence ATGTACCGCTACCTCATCATCGAAGACGATGCGCTCAATGCGCGTTACATCGCTGAAGGTTTGCGCCAGCAAGGCGCGCATGTCAGCGTCTGCGGTGACGGCGTTCAAGGCATTGCACAGGCCGTTGGCGAGAACTGGGATGTCATCATCCTCGACCGCATGTTGCCCAATGGCTTTGACGGGCTGCAGATTCTGCAGACACTGCGCTCCATGGGAAAACAGACGCCGGTGCTGGTGCTCAGTGCCTTGTCTGCCACGGACGAGAGAGTGCGCGGGCTCAAGGCCGGCTGCGATGACTATCTGACCAAGCCTTTTGCATTTTCCGAGCTATCGGCAAGGCTCGAAGCCCTGGTGCGTCGCGCGCAGATCCCGGCTCCCACGCGCGAGATGCAGGTGGCCGATCTGCGCGTCAACCTGATTTCACGCAGTGCCGAGCGTGCCGGCCAGCCGCTTTCGCTGCAGCCGCGCGAGTTCCGTCTGCTGGCGTTTCTCATGCAGCATGCGCACCAGATCGTCACGCGCACCATGTTGCTGGAGTCGGTCTGGGATTACCGCTTCGATCCGCAGACCAATGTGATCGATGTGCACATCAGCCGCCTGCGCAGCAAGGTGGACAAAGGCTTTGCCACGCCTCTCATCCATACCGTGCGCGGTGTGGGCTACAGCCTTTCGGACCAGCCGCAAGACCTGCCCGAGGTGGTCTGA
- a CDS encoding TolC family protein → MKALKMNKWHSLAMAAALCCGAFSGTGHAAETMDAAAQGNAAAGRMAAPAQPVTLQEYLRIVVQNQPNLAADRMQLDLAKADSKTAATIPNPAMHYSSKRGEKEWGVEQAIPIFGQRGMRIENARLGEKAAAANADVAVAVTMSDAAHAFNELLVAQQRYQVWLAARDELEKAGNIVKGQIEAGTRSRYDGARLNLQQAQMSMQVSKAQAALRDAASRVASIAALPQWQVRVEGSLQATDIRKAASYEQLWNLAQTQLPSLRAAQAELDRSRQKIKLEQREALPTPSFGLSRIRNSVDGSFNQVGVSVEIPLFDRRQGPIERAKVEADQAELRRDAVVLAAQSELQRALQQLSLRRTAVRDYEKEGLAQIAPLHQMAQDAYKLGKGTILELIDALGSITEHRLEHLELVKDMLDAEWEVRQASGDLPQVQP, encoded by the coding sequence ATGAAAGCGCTCAAGATGAATAAGTGGCACTCTCTGGCCATGGCCGCTGCACTGTGCTGCGGTGCTTTCAGCGGCACAGGCCATGCTGCCGAGACTATGGATGCAGCCGCACAGGGCAATGCTGCAGCGGGCCGTATGGCGGCCCCTGCACAGCCTGTGACCCTGCAGGAATATCTGCGCATCGTCGTGCAGAACCAGCCCAATCTGGCGGCAGATCGCATGCAGCTGGATCTGGCCAAGGCAGACAGCAAGACGGCTGCCACCATACCCAATCCCGCCATGCACTACTCCAGCAAGCGCGGAGAAAAGGAATGGGGTGTGGAGCAGGCCATCCCCATCTTTGGCCAGCGCGGCATGCGCATCGAGAATGCCCGGCTGGGCGAGAAGGCCGCCGCGGCCAATGCCGATGTGGCAGTCGCCGTCACCATGAGCGATGCAGCCCATGCCTTCAATGAGCTGCTGGTGGCACAGCAGCGCTATCAGGTGTGGTTGGCTGCCCGTGATGAGCTGGAGAAGGCAGGCAATATCGTCAAGGGCCAGATCGAAGCCGGCACGCGCAGCCGCTATGACGGCGCGCGCCTTAACCTGCAGCAGGCTCAGATGAGCATGCAGGTCAGCAAGGCTCAGGCCGCATTGCGGGATGCCGCATCGCGCGTGGCCAGCATTGCGGCCTTGCCGCAATGGCAGGTGCGTGTGGAAGGCAGCCTGCAGGCCACTGACATTCGCAAGGCAGCCAGCTACGAGCAGCTGTGGAACCTGGCGCAGACCCAGTTGCCGAGCCTGCGTGCCGCGCAGGCCGAGCTCGACAGATCGCGTCAGAAAATCAAGCTGGAGCAGCGTGAAGCATTGCCCACGCCATCCTTTGGTCTCTCCCGCATCCGCAACAGCGTGGATGGCAGCTTCAACCAGGTGGGCGTGAGCGTGGAGATCCCGCTGTTCGACCGTCGCCAGGGCCCTATCGAGCGCGCCAAGGTCGAGGCCGATCAGGCCGAACTGCGCCGTGATGCGGTCGTGCTTGCCGCTCAGTCCGAATTGCAGCGTGCCCTGCAGCAGCTGTCGCTGCGTCGAACGGCCGTGCGCGATTACGAGAAGGAAGGGCTGGCGCAGATTGCGCCACTGCACCAGATGGCACAAGATGCCTACAAGCTGGGCAAGGGCACGATTCTGGAGCTGATCGATGCGCTGGGCTCGATTACCGAGCACAGGCTGGAGCATCTGGAGCTGGTCAAGGACATGCTGGACGCCGAGTGGGAAGTGCGCCAGGCCAGCGGCGATCTGCCACAGGTGCAGCCTTGA
- a CDS encoding efflux RND transporter permease subunit, with the protein MLRSFIAFVVHRRLLALCATLAIAIYGVYAYLQTAIEAYPDVTNVQVGVITQAPGLAPEEVERQITQPLERELNGTPGLISLRSESYFGLSMINLVFNDDAKSFIARAEVSQRLPQADLPNGVTPEMAPDYTPLGKIFYYRLQSDRHTLAQLRTEQEWHVVRVLKQVQGVADVVSIGGFVKEFHVEVDPEKLYSLGLSLDDVSDALSKSNRNVGGGLMRRGEQSFIIRGIGLLRNPQEIQDVVVAMRGKAPVTIGDVARVAQSHTPRQGSVGMDDQNDVVQGIVLLKRGANPSIVLDDIHAKVEELNSGGLPEGMHMVTNYDRSDLVGHTLKTVQHNLLFGATLIVAVLWLFLRSLRGSLIVATVIPLSLLVAFIGLHWLGMPANLISMGAIDFGIMVDGAVVLAENIIRNARQRKPQTANDMRHIIVDSAVAVAKPTLFAMAIVIAALIPVFSLQSIEGRIFRPLAMTYSFALLGALVFAMGLVPALCALMLKPKHVMVEEPKIFDRAHHGYQHWIAKVLGAAKRRTAVIAVFVSVLVVAGVSAKWLGTEFLPELDEGDAYVLVQMPASISLEKGQEVLRDVRLRLKVFPEVITVTTEQGRPESGTDNETLNLAKVLVRLKPHGEWRKGLTKPALIEEMRATLGEIPGVAFNFAQPIRDSVEESTSGARGQVVLKLFGPDIPTLRGILQQTKSLVKGIDGVVDLDLYRDAPAPQVHVQFDRQALARQGIAMEDAQKTLEVALAGNVATTLWEGEFPVPVRVRLPYVDRMDEERIRNIAIPLPDGGSVPLGSVGTVSMKIGNSSIFREGNARYMALKFNVEGRDIGSVVKDTLATFKQNVKLPEGYQAVWGGEWENQQRAAARLKVVVPLSLVIVYALLFGALGQARSAGIILLCAPFAMVGGIAALHLAHIELSISAAIGFIALLGQVALAGLLVVSAVEDLRRQGMPSMQALIEGAAERMRSIILVALLALLGLLPMALSTGVGSETQRPFASVIVGGMVVLPLVALVLLPVLYALLGPKNMLTQEERDESAQDE; encoded by the coding sequence ATGCTGCGTTCATTTATTGCATTTGTCGTCCATCGCCGGCTGCTGGCGCTGTGCGCCACGCTGGCGATTGCCATCTATGGCGTCTATGCCTATCTGCAGACGGCCATCGAAGCCTACCCTGACGTGACCAATGTGCAGGTCGGGGTGATCACCCAGGCACCGGGCCTGGCTCCTGAAGAGGTGGAGCGCCAGATCACCCAGCCGCTGGAGCGTGAACTCAACGGCACGCCGGGCTTGATATCGCTGCGCTCGGAGAGCTATTTCGGCCTCTCCATGATCAACCTGGTCTTCAACGACGACGCGAAGAGCTTCATTGCGCGCGCCGAGGTTTCGCAGCGTCTGCCACAGGCAGATCTGCCCAACGGCGTGACGCCTGAAATGGCGCCCGACTACACGCCGCTGGGCAAGATTTTCTACTATCGCCTGCAAAGCGACAGGCACACCCTGGCGCAGCTGCGCACCGAGCAGGAATGGCATGTGGTGCGCGTGCTCAAGCAGGTGCAGGGCGTGGCCGACGTGGTCAGCATTGGCGGCTTCGTCAAGGAGTTCCACGTTGAAGTGGACCCCGAGAAGCTCTACAGCCTGGGCCTGTCGCTGGATGATGTGAGCGATGCGCTGTCCAAGTCCAACCGCAACGTCGGCGGTGGTCTGATGCGCCGCGGCGAGCAGTCCTTCATCATTCGCGGTATCGGCCTGTTGCGCAATCCGCAGGAGATTCAGGATGTGGTCGTTGCCATGCGTGGCAAGGCCCCCGTGACCATCGGTGACGTGGCGCGTGTCGCGCAGTCGCATACGCCGCGTCAGGGCTCGGTGGGCATGGACGACCAGAACGATGTGGTGCAGGGCATTGTGCTGCTCAAGCGCGGCGCCAACCCCTCCATCGTGCTGGATGACATTCATGCCAAGGTCGAGGAGCTCAACAGTGGCGGCCTGCCTGAAGGCATGCACATGGTCACCAACTATGACCGCTCCGATCTGGTGGGCCATACGCTCAAGACCGTGCAGCACAACCTGCTGTTCGGGGCCACGCTGATCGTGGCCGTGCTGTGGCTGTTCCTGCGCAGCCTGCGTGGCTCGCTGATCGTGGCCACCGTGATTCCGCTGTCGCTGCTGGTGGCTTTCATCGGCCTGCACTGGCTGGGCATGCCCGCCAATCTGATCTCCATGGGTGCCATCGACTTCGGCATCATGGTGGACGGTGCCGTGGTGCTGGCCGAGAACATCATCCGCAACGCACGCCAGCGCAAGCCGCAGACGGCCAATGACATGCGCCACATCATTGTGGATTCGGCCGTTGCCGTGGCCAAGCCCACGCTGTTCGCCATGGCCATCGTGATTGCGGCGCTGATTCCCGTGTTCTCGCTGCAGAGCATCGAAGGCCGCATCTTCCGCCCGCTGGCCATGACCTACAGCTTTGCCCTGCTGGGTGCGCTGGTGTTTGCCATGGGACTGGTGCCTGCGCTGTGCGCCCTGATGCTCAAGCCCAAGCATGTGATGGTGGAAGAGCCCAAGATCTTCGACCGCGCGCATCATGGCTACCAGCACTGGATCGCCAAGGTGCTGGGTGCAGCCAAGCGCCGCACTGCGGTGATCGCCGTGTTCGTGAGCGTGCTGGTGGTGGCCGGGGTTTCAGCCAAATGGCTGGGCACCGAGTTCCTGCCCGAGCTCGATGAGGGCGATGCCTATGTGCTGGTGCAGATGCCTGCCTCCATCTCGCTGGAAAAAGGCCAGGAAGTGCTGCGCGATGTGCGTCTGCGCCTCAAGGTGTTCCCCGAGGTGATCACCGTCACCACGGAGCAGGGACGCCCCGAATCGGGCACCGACAACGAGACGCTCAATCTGGCCAAGGTGCTGGTGCGCCTCAAGCCCCATGGCGAATGGCGCAAGGGCCTGACCAAGCCCGCGCTGATCGAGGAAATGCGTGCGACGCTGGGTGAAATTCCCGGTGTGGCCTTCAACTTCGCACAGCCTATTCGCGACAGCGTGGAAGAGTCCACATCGGGCGCGCGTGGTCAGGTGGTACTCAAGCTGTTCGGCCCCGATATTCCCACGCTGCGTGGCATTCTTCAGCAGACCAAGTCGCTGGTGAAAGGCATCGACGGAGTGGTTGACCTGGACCTGTACCGCGATGCTCCGGCACCTCAGGTGCATGTGCAGTTCGATCGCCAGGCACTGGCGCGCCAGGGCATTGCCATGGAAGACGCGCAAAAGACGCTGGAAGTGGCCTTGGCAGGCAATGTGGCCACCACTCTGTGGGAGGGTGAATTCCCCGTGCCGGTGCGCGTGCGTCTGCCCTATGTGGACCGCATGGACGAGGAGCGCATTCGCAACATCGCCATACCGCTGCCCGATGGTGGTTCGGTCCCCCTGGGATCGGTAGGTACGGTCAGCATGAAGATCGGTAACTCCTCCATCTTCCGCGAAGGCAATGCGCGCTACATGGCGCTGAAGTTCAACGTGGAAGGCCGCGACATCGGCTCGGTGGTGAAGGACACGCTGGCCACCTTCAAGCAGAACGTGAAGCTGCCCGAAGGCTACCAGGCCGTCTGGGGCGGTGAGTGGGAGAACCAGCAGCGTGCGGCTGCACGCCTGAAGGTGGTGGTGCCGCTGTCTCTGGTCATCGTCTACGCCCTGCTGTTTGGCGCGCTGGGCCAGGCCCGCAGCGCCGGCATCATCCTGCTGTGCGCGCCGTTCGCCATGGTGGGCGGCATCGCCGCTTTGCATCTGGCACACATCGAGCTGTCCATCAGCGCGGCCATCGGCTTTATCGCCTTGCTGGGTCAGGTGGCCCTTGCGGGCTTGCTGGTGGTCTCTGCGGTCGAGGATTTGCGCCGCCAGGGCATGCCCTCGATGCAGGCGCTGATCGAAGGTGCAGCCGAGCGCATGCGCTCCATCATTCTGGTGGCGTTGCTGGCGCTGCTGGGCCTGCTGCCCATGGCACTGTCTACCGGCGTGGGTAGCGAAACCCAGCGCCCCTTTGCCTCGGTCATCGTCGGCGGCATGGTGGTGCTGCCTCTGGTGGCACTGGTGCTGCTGCCGGTGCTGTATGCCTTGCTGGGCCCCAAGAACATGTTGACGCAGGAAGAACGTGATGAAAGCGCTCAAGATGAATAA
- a CDS encoding efflux RND transporter periplasmic adaptor subunit, with protein MNKSLVGLPGAAHLPNWTWARLPVVAAAIAVAALLGGCDASKATEEAKKPVAQLPKGFIQVKPESVKMLEIAPVADPQGVQMAWAPAHVAFVEDRVASVSVPLSARVVAVNAHVGDMVKAGDLLATLVSPDALRTRYDVAAAKTAHDVAVVEAQRQQTMVDKGVGVEVDLRAAQAKLRETSQELGRAQGTAALLGSGSGDRIELRAPRAGIVAERKAVVGTAAEPGAALFMIGDPQAMNVVAEVFESDLPGIRLGSSVQVEVPQLPKPLKGTVRHLGATLDKESRRAAVVVELSEQNPVLRPGMQAKVGVQLSNLQEMLIPVTAVLIKDESRSVVYVQHENNQFEARVVTLGRPSRGMVPVISGLKVGEKIVVRGGLLLDGAASQLL; from the coding sequence ATGAACAAAAGCCTTGTGGGACTGCCGGGAGCGGCACATTTACCAAACTGGACGTGGGCAAGACTGCCGGTGGTGGCTGCGGCCATTGCCGTGGCGGCTCTGTTGGGTGGCTGTGATGCCTCCAAGGCCACCGAGGAAGCGAAGAAACCGGTTGCACAGCTGCCCAAAGGCTTCATTCAGGTCAAGCCAGAATCCGTGAAGATGCTGGAGATCGCGCCTGTGGCCGATCCGCAAGGGGTGCAGATGGCCTGGGCTCCTGCGCATGTGGCGTTTGTCGAGGATCGTGTGGCCTCGGTCTCAGTGCCGTTGTCGGCGCGTGTCGTGGCTGTCAATGCGCATGTGGGCGATATGGTCAAGGCCGGTGATTTGCTGGCGACGCTGGTCAGCCCCGATGCACTGCGCACCCGCTATGACGTGGCTGCGGCCAAGACCGCACACGACGTGGCTGTGGTGGAAGCCCAGCGCCAGCAGACCATGGTGGACAAGGGCGTGGGTGTCGAGGTCGATCTGCGTGCCGCGCAGGCCAAGCTGCGTGAGACCTCGCAGGAGTTGGGCCGTGCACAGGGCACGGCAGCGCTGCTGGGCTCCGGTAGCGGTGATCGGATCGAGCTGCGCGCACCGCGTGCCGGCATTGTGGCCGAGCGCAAGGCCGTGGTGGGGACTGCTGCTGAGCCGGGAGCGGCGCTGTTCATGATTGGCGACCCCCAGGCCATGAATGTGGTCGCAGAGGTGTTCGAGTCCGATCTGCCCGGCATTCGTCTGGGCAGTTCCGTACAGGTGGAGGTACCGCAACTGCCCAAACCTCTCAAGGGCACGGTCCGTCATCTGGGAGCCACGCTGGACAAGGAGTCGCGCCGCGCTGCCGTGGTGGTGGAGCTGAGCGAACAGAACCCGGTGCTGCGTCCCGGCATGCAGGCCAAGGTGGGCGTGCAGTTGTCGAATCTGCAGGAGATGCTGATTCCCGTCACTGCCGTGCTCATCAAGGATGAAAGTCGCAGCGTGGTCTATGTGCAGCATGAGAACAACCAGTTCGAAGCTCGCGTAGTGACGCTGGGGCGTCCATCGCGCGGCATGGTGCCGGTGATCAGCGGCCTCAAGGTCGGTGAGAAGATCGTGGTGCGTGGTGGCCTGCTGCTCGACGGCGCGGCCAGTCAGCTGCTGTAG
- the dinG gene encoding ATP-dependent DNA helicase DinG: MHEKKWAEEALNSFDAVVGAMPGFRSRDGQRKMAAQIAQTLSQAQLGKIDEGEPEPRRAIAVVQAGTGVGKSLAYSIPAIRMALSRGTRVLISTATVALQEQLVNKDLPALAQKLDQPFKFALAKGRGRFVCKLKLERLASTGEAQDEMDDLFGDEQGQTKFSRPQHELQARMQFYKSMADALATEAWNGDRDSLETPPEAEAWSPVAAESSSCTGKHCPAFGNCVYYERRKDLVAAQVIVANHDLLLSSLGSKLLPELDNCLLVLDEAHHLPSTALDQFAGEMDLSRLGWIDKLASRALRVNQVAEVEELADVPKHAGQLRQQMQELARLVMEHYGETLKSQKDSYGPARVRAPRGMLPEALLEPLGQIAHHADGFLDALRAVSKALRAEIKEQPEQAQRLSTVYAQVGALAPRLEAIFNTTQLLLQNNESDGDGKMVPHAKWFTLEMDGEFIVVKAHASPIQPGSTLRQHLWSQVRGAVLTSATLTSCGHFDFFLREAGLANDDCVTTLEVPSPFDYARQGTLVARETVSDPREAARFTEEMVEALLNDLSRIEAGALVLFTSREQMRQAVDALSTSMRNQVLVQTALPRQTLLARHREAVAMGEPSIIFGMQSFGEGLDLPGALCESLFITKLPFAPPDDPVGEARAEWLRSSGRNPFNELVVPATAIRLAQWVGRAIRTEEDQAHVYCYDRRLTGTSYGQLLIKGLPPFTLQRRPVSMS; the protein is encoded by the coding sequence ATGCATGAAAAAAAGTGGGCTGAAGAGGCCCTGAATTCCTTTGATGCCGTGGTCGGGGCCATGCCGGGATTTCGCAGTCGTGATGGGCAGCGAAAAATGGCGGCCCAGATCGCGCAAACGCTGAGCCAGGCCCAGCTCGGAAAAATCGATGAAGGCGAGCCGGAACCACGTCGTGCCATCGCTGTCGTGCAGGCCGGAACCGGGGTCGGAAAATCGCTGGCCTACAGCATTCCGGCCATTCGCATGGCGCTGTCGCGCGGCACGCGCGTGCTGATCTCCACAGCCACGGTGGCGCTGCAGGAACAGCTGGTGAACAAGGATTTGCCGGCCCTGGCACAAAAGCTGGACCAACCTTTCAAGTTCGCCCTGGCCAAGGGACGTGGCCGCTTTGTCTGCAAGCTCAAGCTGGAACGTCTGGCGAGTACGGGGGAAGCACAGGACGAGATGGACGATCTGTTTGGCGATGAGCAGGGCCAGACCAAGTTCAGCCGTCCTCAGCATGAGCTGCAGGCCCGCATGCAGTTCTACAAATCCATGGCCGATGCGCTGGCCACGGAGGCCTGGAACGGCGACCGCGATTCGCTGGAGACCCCGCCCGAGGCCGAGGCCTGGAGCCCCGTGGCAGCCGAGTCCTCTTCATGCACGGGAAAGCACTGCCCGGCCTTCGGCAACTGCGTCTATTACGAGCGCCGCAAAGACCTGGTGGCAGCGCAAGTCATTGTCGCCAATCATGATTTGCTGCTTTCATCGCTGGGCTCCAAGCTGCTGCCCGAGCTGGACAACTGTCTGCTGGTGCTCGATGAAGCCCACCACCTGCCCTCCACGGCTCTGGACCAGTTTGCCGGCGAGATGGATCTGAGCCGCCTGGGCTGGATCGACAAGCTGGCCAGCCGTGCGCTGCGCGTGAACCAGGTCGCCGAAGTCGAGGAGCTGGCCGACGTGCCCAAGCATGCGGGTCAGCTGCGCCAGCAGATGCAGGAGCTGGCGCGACTGGTCATGGAGCACTACGGAGAGACGCTCAAATCGCAGAAAGACAGCTATGGGCCAGCCAGGGTGCGGGCACCCCGCGGAATGCTGCCTGAGGCGCTTCTGGAGCCCCTGGGACAGATTGCGCACCATGCCGACGGCTTTCTGGATGCGCTGCGTGCCGTCTCCAAGGCCCTGCGTGCCGAAATCAAGGAGCAACCCGAACAAGCGCAGCGCCTGTCCACCGTCTATGCGCAGGTTGGCGCCCTGGCGCCCAGGCTGGAAGCCATTTTCAACACCACGCAATTGCTGCTGCAGAACAACGAGAGCGATGGCGACGGCAAGATGGTGCCCCATGCCAAGTGGTTCACGCTGGAGATGGACGGTGAGTTCATCGTGGTCAAGGCCCATGCCAGCCCGATACAGCCCGGCTCCACCCTGCGCCAGCACCTGTGGTCGCAGGTGCGCGGCGCGGTACTGACATCCGCCACGCTGACCAGTTGCGGCCATTTCGACTTCTTTCTGCGCGAAGCGGGGCTGGCCAATGACGACTGTGTCACCACGCTGGAAGTGCCAAGCCCATTCGACTATGCGCGCCAGGGCACGCTGGTGGCCCGTGAAACGGTCTCAGACCCTCGTGAAGCCGCCCGCTTTACCGAGGAGATGGTCGAGGCCCTGCTGAACGATCTGAGCCGCATAGAGGCCGGCGCACTGGTCTTGTTCACATCCCGCGAGCAGATGCGCCAGGCCGTGGATGCGCTTTCCACCAGCATGCGCAACCAGGTGCTGGTGCAGACCGCCCTGCCCCGCCAGACACTGCTGGCACGCCACCGCGAGGCCGTGGCCATGGGCGAGCCCTCCATCATCTTCGGCATGCAGTCCTTTGGCGAAGGACTGGACCTGCCCGGAGCGCTATGCGAGTCCCTGTTCATCACCAAGCTCCCCTTTGCGCCACCCGATGACCCCGTTGGCGAAGCCCGAGCGGAATGGCTGCGCAGCAGCGGCCGCAACCCTTTCAACGAGCTGGTGGTGCCGGCCACGGCCATTCGCCTGGCCCAGTGGGTGGGCCGCGCTATCCGGACCGAGGAAGACCAGGCCCATGTGTATTGCTATGACCGCCGCCTGACGGGCACCAGCTACGGCCAATTGCTCATCAAAGGCCTGCCGCCCTTCACGCTGCAACGGCGCCCTGTTTCAATGTCCTGA
- a CDS encoding acyloxyacyl hydrolase gives MKKLQLTTNLVIPMLVSLGSPMLHAQPVQASTAAIYLQYGSAEHSTDSWTGGVILPWNWSYALGSGRMTGFWDLSISRWSADYQGSNRSTWVLGAQPTLRWRPSQGQSPWFLQAGLGMSYATNHRFITDHKEFSTRYNFASHIGIGYLFGEQMKNEISLRFEHQSNAGIKRPNPGENFLQLRYARHF, from the coding sequence ATGAAAAAACTGCAATTGACAACGAATCTCGTAATCCCGATGCTGGTCAGCCTGGGCAGCCCCATGCTTCATGCACAGCCTGTGCAAGCATCGACAGCAGCGATCTATCTGCAGTACGGCTCGGCAGAGCACAGCACCGACAGCTGGACAGGTGGCGTCATCCTCCCCTGGAACTGGAGCTACGCCCTTGGCTCGGGACGGATGACAGGTTTCTGGGATCTCTCCATCAGCCGCTGGTCGGCCGACTATCAGGGCAGCAATCGTTCAACCTGGGTTCTGGGAGCACAACCCACATTACGCTGGCGCCCCTCTCAAGGCCAGTCGCCCTGGTTCCTGCAAGCCGGCCTAGGCATGAGCTATGCCACCAACCACCGTTTCATCACCGATCACAAGGAATTTTCGACCCGCTACAACTTTGCCAGCCATATAGGCATCGGCTACCTGTTTGGCGAGCAAATGAAAAACGAGATCAGCCTGCGCTTCGAGCACCAGTCCAATGCAGGCATCAAGCGCCCCAATCCGGGAGAGAACTTTCTTCAGCTGCGATACGCACGTCACTTCTGA